The proteins below come from a single Corynebacterium glyciniphilum AJ 3170 genomic window:
- a CDS encoding NADPH-dependent FMN reductase, giving the protein MTSIGIIAGSTRPGAFNPQVVSWVKEQLDAADVDSTVINFADYNLPVLDEEIPGGAHKYANEHTKAWGAALEPFDGYILVTPEYNHSVPGPLKNAIDFVGSEFAHKPVAFVSYGADKGVRAVEAWRSVFANFRAATVRDVAAFSIFTDATDGTFTPQEVSTAPFAGLLKDLLAWAEGFAVVRDRLTAQMVG; this is encoded by the coding sequence ATGACCAGCATCGGCATCATCGCAGGTTCCACCCGACCCGGCGCCTTCAACCCCCAGGTGGTCTCCTGGGTTAAGGAGCAGCTCGACGCGGCAGACGTCGACAGCACCGTAATCAACTTCGCCGACTACAATCTCCCCGTCCTCGATGAGGAGATCCCCGGCGGCGCGCACAAGTACGCCAACGAGCACACCAAGGCGTGGGGTGCGGCCTTGGAGCCTTTCGACGGCTACATCCTGGTGACCCCGGAGTACAACCACAGCGTGCCCGGTCCGTTGAAGAACGCGATCGACTTCGTCGGTTCCGAGTTCGCCCACAAGCCGGTCGCCTTCGTCTCCTACGGTGCCGACAAGGGTGTCCGCGCAGTCGAGGCATGGCGCTCAGTGTTCGCCAACTTCCGCGCCGCGACCGTCCGGGACGTCGCCGCATTCTCGATCTTCACCGATGCCACGGACGGGACGTTCACTCCGCAGGAGGTCTCCACGGCGCCGTTCGCGGGACTGCTCAAGGACCTGCTCGCCTGGGCTGAGGGCTTCGCGGTGGTCCGTGACCGCCTCACCGCGCAGATGGTCGGCTGA
- a CDS encoding ABC transporter ATP-binding protein, which yields MQLLRLVGRYARQYPGLLVAVLILQTVSTFATLYLPRLNADIIDKGVSLGDIGYIWSTGGVMIAVAFVQVITAVAATWCAARLAMSVGRDIRRDVYRSVDRFSSQDMGTFGVPTLITRGTNDVQQVQMVFVMFLSFMVTMPIMCIGGIVMALREDAGLSWLVWVSVAVLLVIVGLMVARLVPLFGSMQERIDTINGVMREQITGIRVIRAFVREKFETKRFEDANQAVAWVSERVGRVFVLMGPVIMLVLHAATAAVLWFGGHRVADGAIEVGSLTAFMQYLLQILVAVMMGSFMAMMLPRAIVCAGRIQDVLGHEPSIIEPEADPSVQTVSPSEVRGELEFRDVSFTYPGADAPVLTDISFTVRPGETTAVIGATGSGKTTLVNLIPRLFAPTAGEVVVDGVPVSSMPRTDLARYVGLVPQKAYLFSGTVASNLRFGRTDATDDELWEALRVAQADGFVRSRGDGEAAGLASPIAQGGTDVSGGQRQRLCIARALVAAPKVYVFDDSFSALDVRTDAALRSALHPMTRDAAVVTVAQRVSTVREADQILVLEKGRIVARGTHDELLGSSTTYREIVESQMEAQR from the coding sequence GTGCAATTACTCCGGCTCGTGGGCAGATACGCCCGACAGTATCCGGGGCTGCTGGTGGCAGTCCTCATCCTCCAGACCGTCTCCACCTTCGCGACGCTCTACCTTCCCCGACTCAACGCAGACATCATCGACAAGGGCGTGTCCCTCGGTGACATCGGCTATATCTGGTCGACCGGCGGCGTGATGATCGCCGTCGCTTTCGTCCAGGTCATCACCGCTGTCGCTGCGACGTGGTGCGCCGCGCGCCTGGCGATGTCGGTGGGCCGTGACATCCGCCGTGACGTGTACCGCAGCGTCGACCGGTTCAGCTCGCAGGACATGGGCACCTTCGGTGTGCCGACTCTGATCACCCGTGGCACCAATGACGTGCAGCAGGTGCAGATGGTGTTCGTCATGTTCCTCAGCTTCATGGTGACCATGCCGATCATGTGTATCGGCGGCATCGTCATGGCGTTGCGGGAGGACGCCGGCCTGTCGTGGTTGGTCTGGGTGTCCGTTGCCGTTCTACTGGTGATCGTCGGGCTGATGGTCGCCCGCCTGGTGCCGCTGTTCGGGTCGATGCAGGAGCGTATCGACACGATCAACGGTGTGATGCGTGAGCAGATTACCGGCATCCGTGTGATCCGTGCCTTCGTCCGGGAGAAGTTCGAGACCAAGCGTTTCGAGGATGCCAACCAGGCGGTCGCCTGGGTGTCCGAGCGTGTCGGACGGGTATTCGTGCTGATGGGCCCGGTGATCATGCTGGTACTGCACGCAGCGACGGCGGCGGTGCTGTGGTTTGGTGGCCACCGGGTGGCCGACGGCGCGATCGAGGTCGGTTCCCTCACCGCGTTCATGCAGTACCTGCTGCAGATTCTCGTGGCGGTGATGATGGGGTCCTTCATGGCCATGATGCTGCCGCGCGCGATCGTGTGTGCCGGACGTATCCAGGACGTTCTCGGCCATGAGCCGTCCATCATTGAGCCGGAGGCGGATCCGTCGGTGCAGACGGTGTCGCCGAGCGAGGTGCGTGGCGAGCTGGAGTTCCGCGACGTGTCCTTCACCTACCCGGGTGCGGACGCCCCGGTGCTCACCGACATCAGTTTCACCGTGCGTCCGGGGGAGACCACTGCGGTGATCGGTGCGACCGGTTCGGGCAAGACCACGCTGGTCAACCTCATCCCCCGGTTGTTCGCACCCACCGCGGGTGAGGTGGTCGTGGACGGTGTGCCGGTCTCGTCGATGCCGCGCACGGACCTGGCCCGGTATGTCGGGTTGGTGCCGCAGAAGGCGTACCTGTTCTCCGGGACGGTGGCGTCCAACCTGCGTTTCGGACGTACCGACGCCACCGATGACGAGCTGTGGGAGGCGCTGCGCGTCGCCCAGGCTGACGGGTTCGTCCGCAGTCGCGGTGACGGCGAGGCGGCAGGGTTGGCCTCACCGATCGCGCAGGGCGGCACGGATGTGTCCGGTGGTCAGCGCCAGCGGTTGTGTATCGCCCGTGCCCTGGTGGCGGCGCCGAAGGTGTATGTCTTCGACGATTCTTTCTCGGCACTGGACGTGCGCACCGATGCTGCGCTGCGCTCGGCGCTGCACCCGATGACCCGCGATGCGGCGGTCGTGACGGTGGCTCAGCGGGTGTCGACGGTGCGTGAAGCCGACCAGATCCTGGTGTTGGAGAAGGGGCGCATCGTCGCCCGGGGAACCCATGATGAGCTGCTGGGGTCGAGTACGACCTACCGGGAGATCGTCGAGTCGCAGATGGAGGCGCAGCGATGA
- a CDS encoding OPT family oligopeptide transporter — MADNNTVSPIRELTVRAIILGGLITLVFTAANVYLGLKVGLTFATSIPAAVISMAVLRRLQNHSITENNIVQTIASAAGTLSAIIFVLPGLIMIGWWTGFPYWTTMLVCLIGGILGVLYSIPLRRALVTGSDLPFPEGVAAAEVLKVGEDDSSDASGSSNQDNRDGLRAIVVGGLASAGMSLLSALKVTAAELSTTFRVGAGGTMVGSSLSLALIGVGHLVGPTVGIAMIVGLLISFGVLLPVFTGGELPVVGDISDVVSETFAGDVRFVGAGAMAIAAVWTLLKIIGPVVRGIAASLAASRARKQGEHVALTERDIPVKVLVVGVLVSMLPIGWLLWSFLSGTGVSHHTGSLITLSILFVLLLGLIIAAVCGYMAGLIGSSNSPISGVGVIVVLLAALLIKLVTGNDDGGHPTALVAYTLFTATVVFGVATISNDNLQDLKTGQLVGATPWKQQTALIIGVVFGSLIIPPVMGLMATAFGFAGAPGAGPDALAAPQAGLLSSVAEGIFGDSLDWGLIGLGALIGVGVIIVDEVVRRASGQRFGLPPLAVGMGMYLPISLTLIIPLGAFLGWFYNRWADGRANASTAKRLGVLGATGLIVGESLFGVLNAGIIAGTGDSDVLGIMPDGWAGPSQWVGALVFVGIILGVYRWVQARSSRSVVQEERTTM; from the coding sequence ATGGCCGACAACAACACTGTCTCCCCGATCCGCGAACTCACCGTTCGCGCGATCATCCTCGGTGGACTGATCACCCTGGTGTTTACCGCGGCGAACGTGTACCTGGGGCTGAAGGTCGGCCTGACCTTCGCCACCTCGATCCCGGCCGCGGTGATCTCGATGGCGGTGCTGCGACGTCTGCAGAACCACAGCATCACCGAGAACAACATCGTGCAGACCATCGCATCTGCCGCCGGCACCCTGTCGGCGATCATCTTCGTGCTGCCCGGTCTGATCATGATCGGCTGGTGGACCGGGTTCCCCTACTGGACGACCATGCTGGTCTGTCTCATCGGCGGCATCCTCGGCGTGCTGTACTCCATCCCGTTGCGCCGGGCGTTGGTGACGGGGTCGGACCTGCCGTTCCCGGAGGGTGTGGCGGCCGCCGAGGTACTCAAGGTCGGCGAGGATGACTCCTCGGACGCTTCCGGCTCCTCCAACCAGGACAACCGCGACGGGCTGCGCGCCATCGTCGTCGGTGGCCTCGCGTCGGCCGGGATGTCCCTGCTCTCGGCGTTGAAGGTCACGGCCGCGGAACTGTCGACGACGTTCCGCGTCGGTGCCGGTGGCACCATGGTCGGTTCCAGCCTCTCGCTGGCGCTGATCGGTGTCGGCCATCTCGTCGGTCCGACGGTGGGCATCGCGATGATCGTCGGCCTGCTGATCTCCTTCGGTGTGCTGTTGCCGGTCTTCACCGGCGGAGAGCTGCCTGTTGTCGGTGACATCTCCGACGTCGTCTCCGAAACCTTCGCCGGCGACGTGCGTTTTGTCGGTGCCGGTGCGATGGCGATCGCCGCGGTCTGGACGCTGCTGAAGATCATCGGCCCGGTGGTCCGCGGGATCGCTGCCTCCTTGGCGGCGTCGCGTGCCCGCAAACAGGGCGAACATGTCGCACTCACTGAGCGCGATATCCCGGTGAAGGTTCTCGTGGTCGGGGTCCTGGTGTCGATGCTGCCGATCGGGTGGCTGCTGTGGTCCTTCCTCAGCGGAACCGGGGTCAGCCACCACACAGGCTCGCTGATCACCCTGAGCATCCTCTTCGTCCTGCTGCTCGGCCTGATCATTGCGGCGGTCTGCGGTTACATGGCCGGTCTGATCGGGTCCTCCAACAGTCCGATCTCCGGTGTCGGTGTCATCGTGGTGCTGCTGGCTGCCCTGCTGATCAAGCTGGTCACCGGTAACGACGACGGTGGTCACCCCACGGCCCTGGTGGCCTACACCCTGTTCACGGCGACCGTCGTCTTCGGTGTCGCCACGATCTCGAACGACAACCTCCAGGATCTCAAGACCGGTCAGCTGGTCGGGGCGACCCCGTGGAAGCAGCAGACGGCTCTGATCATCGGTGTGGTCTTCGGTTCGCTGATCATCCCGCCGGTGATGGGGCTGATGGCCACCGCCTTCGGTTTCGCTGGTGCCCCGGGTGCGGGCCCGGACGCTCTCGCTGCGCCGCAGGCGGGCCTGCTGTCGTCGGTGGCCGAAGGTATCTTCGGCGATTCGCTCGACTGGGGCCTGATCGGGCTGGGTGCGCTGATCGGTGTGGGCGTGATCATCGTGGACGAGGTGGTCCGACGTGCGTCCGGACAGCGCTTCGGTCTGCCGCCGCTCGCGGTCGGCATGGGTATGTACCTCCCGATCAGCCTCACCCTCATCATCCCGTTGGGTGCGTTCCTGGGCTGGTTCTACAACCGGTGGGCTGACGGACGCGCGAATGCGTCCACGGCCAAGCGGCTGGGTGTGCTCGGCGCGACGGGCCTGATCGTCGGTGAGAGTCTCTTCGGTGTGTTGAACGCCGGCATTATCGCCGGTACCGGCGATTCGGATGTGTTGGGGATCATGCCGGACGGCTGGGCGGGACCGTCCCAGTGGGTCGGTGCGCTGGTGTTCGTGGGCATCATCCTGGGTGTGTACCGCTGGGTGCAGGCGCGCTCGTCCCGGTCGGTGGTACAGGAGGAGCGGACGACGATGTAG
- the deoC gene encoding deoxyribose-phosphate aldolase, producing the protein MQRTELARLIDHTLLKPESTSVDVAALAAEAGELGVYAICVSPSQLPVDAPSGVHVATVVGFPSGAVKPEVKATEAARAVADGADEVDMVIDLALVKEGRFDELTREIAVVRAAVPAPGVLKVIIESAALDDEEVVAACRCAEDAGADFVKTSTGFHPAGGASVEAVRVMHETVGGRLGIKASGGIRSLEAAEAMVAAGATRLGLSASTAILDEAGLF; encoded by the coding sequence ATGCAGCGCACCGAACTCGCCCGCCTGATCGACCACACCCTGCTCAAGCCGGAATCCACGTCCGTCGACGTGGCCGCCCTCGCCGCAGAGGCCGGGGAACTGGGCGTCTACGCGATCTGCGTGTCGCCGTCACAGTTGCCGGTGGATGCGCCATCGGGTGTGCATGTCGCGACGGTGGTCGGTTTCCCGTCCGGTGCGGTGAAGCCCGAGGTGAAAGCCACTGAAGCGGCCCGTGCGGTAGCGGACGGGGCCGACGAGGTCGACATGGTGATCGACCTGGCGCTGGTGAAGGAGGGTCGGTTCGACGAACTGACCAGGGAGATTGCGGTTGTCCGCGCCGCGGTTCCGGCACCAGGGGTGCTCAAGGTGATCATCGAGTCTGCTGCGCTTGATGACGAGGAGGTCGTCGCGGCCTGCCGCTGTGCGGAGGACGCGGGTGCGGACTTCGTGAAGACCTCGACCGGGTTCCACCCTGCCGGCGGGGCGTCGGTGGAGGCCGTACGGGTGATGCACGAGACAGTCGGCGGACGCCTCGGGATCAAGGCGTCCGGCGGGATCCGCTCACTCGAGGCGGCCGAGGCAATGGTCGCCGCCGGGGCAACGCGCCTGGGCCTGTCCGCCTCCACCGCAATCCTCGACGAAGCCGGGTTATTCTGA
- a CDS encoding acyltransferase family protein, whose protein sequence is MATSSRPSIVLTAPGGAPPAPGVASTTAIEGAVDTVPDVDIAPAPEPTTEPAPELPVVASTPTVTPPPPATTVPVTAPLKPGRIRRVSGLDGLRGIAVLAVVIYHFFGDVLPGGFLGVDVFFVLSGFLITSLLVREIGASGRINLKEFWRRRARRILPAAVTVLLVSTAVAGVIGGDVAVALVPQFLGSLFSVNNWVQIAQSNSYFADTTPQIFMHYWSLAIEEQFYVLWPLLLLACLWFSRRVLRRNRIGRTAGPFRVATVVATVLGIASLVAMIVLHDPDADPSRVYFGTDTHAFGMLAGVVLALVTTSAGQSSSDSWPAFSPATASRRSAILAWVGGSLALVTLAAMFLTLPDTDPLTYRGGLFLASLLSVALIATSLREAGPVAGLLRWRPLRWFGERSFSLYLWHWPVVVFARALLQEPGSDVPDWVVGIIAVLVSLVLTEASYRWVETPLRRNGYRRTLQSLGTTKLLAVPGAVLVVALLAGSALGQSPATSELETQLEEMADLQDNSAEAPAVPGTPAAPATPGTPSGTDITAIGDSVMLASTLSLQQRFPGITIDAETSRHYTGGEGPIAAMAANGTLGEYVVLGFGTNGQAFDGQLDRIVETIGPGHKIILVVPYGYADGIAPAAQQTLDYASAHPDVYLAPWCQMALNHPDSLIGDGVHPNDAGQAYYTDAVEKGLQQAVDGTKDSSISCAM, encoded by the coding sequence ATGGCCACCAGCTCCCGCCCGTCCATCGTCCTTACTGCTCCGGGCGGTGCACCACCGGCACCCGGTGTCGCCTCGACCACCGCGATCGAGGGGGCCGTGGACACGGTGCCGGACGTGGACATCGCGCCCGCACCTGAACCGACCACGGAACCCGCGCCGGAGCTACCGGTGGTGGCGTCGACACCGACGGTCACCCCGCCCCCGCCTGCCACGACGGTCCCTGTCACCGCTCCTCTGAAACCAGGTCGCATCCGACGGGTCAGCGGGCTGGATGGCCTGCGCGGCATCGCCGTCCTCGCCGTGGTCATCTATCACTTCTTCGGCGACGTGCTGCCCGGCGGCTTCCTCGGGGTGGACGTCTTCTTCGTCCTCTCCGGGTTCCTCATCACCTCGCTGCTGGTGCGTGAGATCGGTGCGTCCGGCCGGATCAACCTCAAGGAGTTCTGGCGGCGACGGGCCCGACGTATCCTGCCGGCGGCGGTCACCGTCCTACTGGTCTCGACCGCGGTGGCCGGGGTCATCGGCGGTGACGTGGCCGTCGCCCTGGTGCCGCAGTTCCTCGGATCGCTGTTCTCCGTGAACAACTGGGTGCAGATCGCCCAGTCGAACAGCTACTTCGCCGACACCACACCGCAGATCTTCATGCACTACTGGTCATTGGCCATCGAGGAACAGTTCTACGTGCTGTGGCCGTTGCTGCTGTTGGCGTGCCTGTGGTTCTCGCGGCGCGTCCTGCGACGGAACCGGATCGGACGGACAGCCGGCCCGTTCCGCGTCGCCACCGTCGTGGCAACGGTGCTGGGTATCGCTTCGCTGGTGGCGATGATTGTCCTGCACGATCCGGACGCCGACCCGTCCCGCGTGTACTTCGGGACGGACACCCACGCCTTCGGCATGCTCGCCGGCGTGGTGCTCGCGCTGGTGACGACGTCGGCCGGGCAGTCGTCGTCGGACTCCTGGCCTGCGTTCTCCCCCGCGACCGCGTCACGTCGATCAGCGATCCTGGCGTGGGTCGGTGGGTCGCTGGCCCTGGTGACGCTGGCCGCCATGTTCCTGACGCTGCCCGACACCGACCCCCTGACTTACCGCGGTGGCCTGTTCCTGGCGTCGCTGTTGTCCGTCGCGCTGATCGCCACCTCCCTCAGAGAGGCTGGACCGGTCGCGGGGCTGCTGCGATGGCGCCCGCTGCGGTGGTTCGGTGAACGCTCCTTCAGCCTGTACCTGTGGCACTGGCCCGTCGTCGTCTTCGCCCGCGCACTGCTGCAGGAACCGGGGTCGGACGTCCCGGACTGGGTGGTCGGCATCATCGCCGTGCTGGTGAGCCTGGTGCTCACCGAGGCGTCCTACCGGTGGGTGGAGACACCACTGCGCCGCAACGGCTACCGCAGGACGCTGCAGTCCCTGGGGACCACGAAGCTGCTTGCCGTCCCGGGCGCCGTCCTGGTCGTGGCCCTCCTCGCGGGTTCCGCCCTGGGCCAGAGCCCGGCCACATCAGAACTGGAGACCCAGCTGGAGGAGATGGCGGATCTGCAGGACAATTCCGCAGAGGCGCCCGCAGTGCCCGGCACCCCTGCTGCACCGGCGACACCGGGCACGCCCTCAGGGACAGACATCACGGCGATCGGCGACTCGGTGATGCTGGCGTCCACCCTGTCTCTGCAACAGCGGTTCCCGGGGATCACCATCGACGCCGAAACCTCCCGCCACTACACCGGAGGCGAGGGACCGATCGCCGCGATGGCCGCCAACGGAACCCTCGGCGAGTACGTCGTCCTCGGGTTCGGCACCAACGGACAGGCTTTCGACGGTCAGCTCGACCGCATCGTCGAGACCATCGGACCGGGGCACAAGATCATCCTCGTCGTCCCCTACGGGTACGCGGACGGTATCGCACCAGCCGCCCAGCAGACTCTCGACTACGCCTCGGCCCACCCCGACGTGTACCTCGCACCCTGGTGTCAGATGGCGCTCAACCACCCGGATTCCCTCATCGGCGACGGTGTCCACCCCAATGACGCCGGCCAGGCCTATTACACCGACGCGGTGGAAAAAGGCCTGCAGCAGGCCGTCGATGGAACGAAGGATTCTTCGATCAGCTGCGCGATGTGA
- a CDS encoding MFS transporter, with amino-acid sequence MNDSSERQSRRDARRDVRQSRSAERKALRAGPPPPKAGPPNRRFWAAVTVLSLGGLLFGYDTGVINGALPSMTADLGLEERYEGIVTSALQFGAIFGAIFGGRVADRIGRHRTIAIVAVIFILGSLGSVLAPTWVVLMLCRIVLGIAVGSASGIIPIYLAELAPTHLRGRVVNQNEFMVVFGQFLAFSFNALIARVGGAEEGGTWRWMLALCLVPAIALWVGMTIVPESPRWLAGHGRIEDMLNALRTIREKVYGSPDYETSRYSGGDAPHPDTDEITHPVSGDVEGVRTLADHDTQASSRRFRDLFAEPWIRRIMLIGFGMAVINQISGINVIQYYGVTILTQAGFEGNTAFTVNLLIGIAGVIGMVLSMFLNTRVRRRRMLMSGLTGTVITLTLMGLVSMMMPDDVEAKKWIILAAIVAFVGIMQCAVGAMTWLFMSEIFPMRVRGEAMGLAAGVQWSVNFCVALFFPYLMDAIGFGPTVFIFVGLQLIALVWVYRIVPETKDKTLETIEQEFRDAVSA; translated from the coding sequence GTGAACGACAGCAGCGAGCGACAATCCCGGCGGGATGCCCGCCGGGACGTCAGACAGTCCCGGAGCGCTGAGCGAAAGGCGTTACGGGCAGGTCCACCGCCACCGAAGGCAGGCCCGCCGAACCGTCGTTTCTGGGCGGCCGTGACCGTCCTCTCCCTGGGCGGGCTGCTTTTCGGCTACGACACCGGAGTGATCAACGGTGCACTCCCGTCGATGACCGCCGACCTGGGCCTCGAGGAACGCTATGAGGGGATCGTCACCTCCGCGCTCCAGTTCGGCGCCATCTTCGGTGCGATCTTCGGCGGCCGGGTCGCCGACCGGATCGGGCGCCACCGCACCATCGCGATCGTCGCGGTGATCTTCATCCTCGGTTCCCTGGGGTCGGTCCTGGCGCCGACCTGGGTCGTGCTGATGCTCTGCCGCATCGTCCTGGGTATCGCCGTGGGCTCTGCCTCCGGCATCATCCCGATCTACCTCGCCGAGCTCGCCCCCACCCACCTGCGTGGGCGGGTGGTGAACCAGAACGAGTTCATGGTCGTCTTCGGCCAGTTCCTCGCCTTCAGCTTCAACGCGCTCATCGCCCGGGTCGGTGGTGCCGAAGAAGGTGGGACGTGGCGCTGGATGCTGGCGCTCTGCCTGGTCCCGGCCATCGCGCTGTGGGTCGGCATGACGATCGTCCCGGAATCCCCGCGTTGGCTCGCCGGCCACGGCCGTATCGAGGACATGCTCAACGCCCTGCGCACCATCCGAGAAAAGGTGTACGGCTCACCGGACTACGAGACCTCGCGCTACAGCGGCGGGGACGCGCCCCATCCGGACACCGATGAAATCACCCACCCGGTGTCCGGTGACGTCGAAGGGGTTCGTACCCTCGCCGACCACGACACCCAGGCGTCCTCACGGCGGTTCCGCGATCTCTTCGCTGAACCGTGGATCCGCCGCATCATGCTCATCGGTTTCGGGATGGCGGTGATCAACCAGATCTCCGGTATCAACGTCATCCAGTACTACGGCGTGACGATCCTGACGCAGGCGGGATTCGAAGGCAACACCGCCTTCACCGTCAACTTGTTGATCGGTATCGCCGGCGTGATCGGCATGGTGCTGTCGATGTTCCTGAACACCCGCGTCCGGCGTCGCCGCATGCTGATGAGTGGGCTGACCGGAACGGTCATCACGCTGACTCTCATGGGGTTGGTGTCGATGATGATGCCGGACGATGTCGAGGCGAAGAAGTGGATCATCCTGGCCGCCATCGTGGCCTTTGTCGGCATCATGCAGTGTGCTGTCGGTGCGATGACCTGGCTCTTCATGTCGGAGATCTTCCCGATGCGTGTCCGTGGTGAGGCCATGGGGCTGGCTGCGGGTGTGCAGTGGTCGGTGAACTTCTGCGTCGCCCTGTTCTTCCCGTACCTCATGGATGCCATCGGTTTCGGTCCCACCGTGTTCATCTTCGTTGGCCTGCAGCTCATCGCTCTGGTCTGGGTCTACCGCATCGTGCCCGAGACCAAGGACAAGACCCTCGAGACCATCGAGCAGGAGTTCCGCGACGCGGTGTCGGCTTAG